One window of the Dreissena polymorpha isolate Duluth1 chromosome 5, UMN_Dpol_1.0, whole genome shotgun sequence genome contains the following:
- the LOC127831781 gene encoding protocadherin-like wing polarity protein stan isoform X1, with the protein MFTLLLDLLVNTGIKKIKMSKILGLLCALLFVGYTEAVITGFTGTSPAGTMTVAGTATAATSTISLQSSLASGATLFTVTAAAGDTINTYAFHTTNGNPGTYGAIAKVGTAGVVTLAKALDYATTKEVVFIVVATDTASTPNTGSMTVTVKFGPSTHTAYSFCVADPTALGAVIGTPSSSVSTAVWTVAAGGTDAAKFTVASGVIKTAAILQSSDKIHYTADLTLTDGTATSTWPLHVLVGNTCLNSGVSQVVTGLAMILITVLAIHVV; encoded by the exons ATGTTCACTTTGCTACTGGACTTACTCGTTAACActggaataaaaaaaatcaaaatgtcaaAAATACTTGGATTACTGTGCGCGCTTCTGTTTGTTGGATATACCG AGGCAGTCATAACCGGATTCACAGGCACTTCCCCTGCTGGAACAATGACCGTAGCTggaacagcaacagcagcaacatcCACCATATCGTTGCAGTCATCATTAGCTTCCGGTGCAACACTGTTTACTGTAACGGCAGCAGCAGGTGATACAATTAACACATATGCGTTCCATACTACCAACGGAAACCCTGGCACCTATGGAGCCATTGCCAAGGTCGGGACAGCCGGTGTTGTCACACTGGCGAAGGCTCTTGATTATGCAACTACGAAGGAGGTGGTTTTCATAGTTGT CGCTACTGACACGGCCAGCACCCCGAATACTGGATCAATGACAGTGACTGTGAAATTCGGCCCGTCTACGCATACTGCCTACTCTTTCTGTGTTGCTGACCCTACAGCGTTAG GAGCGGTAATCGGCACCCCGAGTTCGTCCGTATCCACTGCTGTTTGGACTGTGGCAGCAG GAGGAACCGACGCGGCAAAATTTACGGTAGCAAGCGGAGTAATCAAAACAGCTGCCATATTGCAGTCATCTGATAAAATCCACTACACCGCTGACCTCACGCTGACGGACGGAACTGCCACCAGCACGTGGCCCTTGCATGTGCTCGTTGGCAACACCTGCTTGAATAGCGGAGTTTCCCAGGTCGTTACCGGTTTGGCCATGATCTTGATTACCGTCCTAGCGATACATGTGGTCTAA
- the LOC127831781 gene encoding protocadherin-like wing polarity protein stan isoform X2 — MDKLIGFVCALLCAWNAEAVITGFTGTSPAGTMTVAGTATAATSTISLQSSLASGATLFTVTAAAGDTINTYAFHTTNGNPGTYGAIAKVGTAGVVTLAKALDYATTKEVVFIVVATDTASTPNTGSMTVTVKFGPSTHTAYSFCVADPTALGAVIGTPSSSVSTAVWTVAAGGTDAAKFTVASGVIKTAAILQSSDKIHYTADLTLTDGTATSTWPLHVLVGNTCLNSGVSQVVTGLAMILITVLAIHVV, encoded by the exons AGGCAGTCATAACCGGATTCACAGGCACTTCCCCTGCTGGAACAATGACCGTAGCTggaacagcaacagcagcaacatcCACCATATCGTTGCAGTCATCATTAGCTTCCGGTGCAACACTGTTTACTGTAACGGCAGCAGCAGGTGATACAATTAACACATATGCGTTCCATACTACCAACGGAAACCCTGGCACCTATGGAGCCATTGCCAAGGTCGGGACAGCCGGTGTTGTCACACTGGCGAAGGCTCTTGATTATGCAACTACGAAGGAGGTGGTTTTCATAGTTGT CGCTACTGACACGGCCAGCACCCCGAATACTGGATCAATGACAGTGACTGTGAAATTCGGCCCGTCTACGCATACTGCCTACTCTTTCTGTGTTGCTGACCCTACAGCGTTAG GAGCGGTAATCGGCACCCCGAGTTCGTCCGTATCCACTGCTGTTTGGACTGTGGCAGCAG GAGGAACCGACGCGGCAAAATTTACGGTAGCAAGCGGAGTAATCAAAACAGCTGCCATATTGCAGTCATCTGATAAAATCCACTACACCGCTGACCTCACGCTGACGGACGGAACTGCCACCAGCACGTGGCCCTTGCATGTGCTCGTTGGCAACACCTGCTTGAATAGCGGAGTTTCCCAGGTCGTTACCGGTTTGGCCATGATCTTGATTACCGTCCTAGCGATACATGTGGTCTAA